The segment CGGGCTCATCGGCCCGAACGGCGCCGGTAAGACCACGACGCTCCGCATCATCCTCGACATCATCGGGCCCGACACCGGCTCCGTGGCGGTCTTCGGCTCTCCCAACGTCGAGGCCATGCGCCAGCGCATCGGGTACCTGCCGGAGGAGCGCGGCCTGTACCAGAAGATGACGGCCACGGACCACCTCGCGTTCTTCGGCCAGTTGAAGGGTCTGAAGCGGAAGGAGGCGCTCGCGCGCGCCCGGGCCGGGCTGGATGCCGTGGGTCTCGGCGACCGGGCGGACGACAAGGTGGAGACCTTCTCGAAGGGGATGGCGCAGAAGGCCCAGTTCCTGGGCGTCATCCTCCACCAGCCCGACCTGCTGGTGCTCGATGAGCCGTTCAGCGGCCTCGACCCGCTGAATGTCGAACTGTTCAAGCAACTCCTGCAGGAGCGCCAGCGCGCCGGGGCCACGATTCTGCTCTCGACGCACCTCATCGAGGACGCCGAGCGGCTGTGCGAGCGCGTGTGCATGATCGCGGGGGCGACCAAGGTGCTCGATGGGCGCGTCCGCGACATCAAGTCCGCGGCGGGGCGGCGCGACATCGCGCTCTCCTTCGAGGGGAACCCCACGTTCCTCGATGCGCCCGACCTCATCGAGGACATCTCCGCGCACGGCACGTACGTGGAGGTCCGCATGCTGGAGGGGGCGGACCCCCAGGCGCTGCTGCGGCGCGCGGTGGACAGCGGCGCCCTGATCTCGCGCTTCGAACTCATCGAGCCTTCGCTGCGCCAGATCTTCATCGAGAAGGCGACCGAGGCCGGCCTCTCGCATGAGGACGAGAGCGAAGACGACGAGGCGGCCGCATGAACCCGTTCACGCCCAGGGTCGCGGCCGTGATCCGCCGGGAGTTCGTGCTGCGCGTGAAGTCCAAGTGGTTCCTCCTCTCTACGCTGGGCCTCCCCGTGCTGATCGTCGGGCTCGGCGGCCTCGCCGGCTTCCTCGCGGTGAGCAGCGCGACGGATGCGGGCGACGAGCGCAGGGTCATCGGGGTCGCCGATCCCGCCGGGCTCATAGGAAATCTCCTCGTCGAGGAGTTTCTCGCGGACTCGCTCGACGCCGTGCGGGCCGCGGACATGGAGGAGCTGTCGGTCGACGAGGCGCGGACGCGGCTCGCCGACTCGTCCTACGACCTGCTGTTGATGATCCCGAGGGGCGCGGGCCGGCGCTCCGCGGAGATGCCGGGCGAGACGCCGGACGCGGACGAAGGGGGCGACGAGGCCGGGGGGGACGACGGGCGGACGACGCTGCTCGCGCGGGCCAGCGTTCCCTCCGTCATCGAGGGCTCGGTGCGGGGCGCCCTTCAGCGGGCATCGGTGC is part of the Candidatus Palauibacter scopulicola genome and harbors:
- a CDS encoding ATP-binding cassette domain-containing protein gives rise to the protein MNTPAIRLRGVSKRFDKKTAVRDLDLEIPQGSIYGLIGPNGAGKTTTLRIILDIIGPDTGSVAVFGSPNVEAMRQRIGYLPEERGLYQKMTATDHLAFFGQLKGLKRKEALARARAGLDAVGLGDRADDKVETFSKGMAQKAQFLGVILHQPDLLVLDEPFSGLDPLNVELFKQLLQERQRAGATILLSTHLIEDAERLCERVCMIAGATKVLDGRVRDIKSAAGRRDIALSFEGNPTFLDAPDLIEDISAHGTYVEVRMLEGADPQALLRRAVDSGALISRFELIEPSLRQIFIEKATEAGLSHEDESEDDEAAA